From Maribacter dokdonensis DSW-8, the proteins below share one genomic window:
- a CDS encoding efflux RND transporter permease subunit → MKKKSGAIDWAFKHSTFPIVLALCLVLMGAYGLFNMPRNEFPDFTIRQGLIIGSYPGASSEKVEQELTSKVEEFLFGYNEVDKTKTYSYSKDGLMYIYVEISDKIDHNATEQFWNKLKSEVLIFQQLELPREVQGVMVNSDFGSTAALILGVQSDTRPYKDLQRHVEDIEDELRQIDNMAKISHSGGLTEQIAVYVDQDKLASYGITPSSISNSLQNQGAVVSAGTLENSERERPIYLETSLKTEADIANQSIKTEENGNIIRVRDVARVVREYDDPDSYLTISGSKGMIITLEMAKKGNIVQFGEEIDERLEKVISELPSDITITKIANQPEVVDHSISHFMKEFGYALIGVIIVTLILLPFRVASVAAATIPITISATLAIMYFMGIELNTVTLAALIVVLGIVVDDPIVIIDNYVEKLDEGMSIPEAAVSSAKELFPSVFTATLAISATFYPLLFFMEGVASDFISAFPYVIIIALTLSLIISILLVPFINSLFIKKGLHDNPQEKGQDDKKSMLDRLQSFFDNAVNKAMERYKLTIGLGIAAVVVGVLLFGGISQQLFPKVERNQFSIEINLNPGSSLDETTKVVNGLEKVLKADERVAFYTSFIGQSSPRFHTLYAPNLPAKNYAQILVTTISDDATVEVLNEYDEKYADMYPNAYLRMKQLDMAGTNAPIEVRLYGTDVDQLKKYGDTIINIARNTPKTLWSRTDFGSMKEAVKMDVKQNEAARLGLNNRDIANAVAVNTTGLEATEVWDEEYTIDVKIKSENQHRQNVSDLRQLSIISAQKQAKVPLRQVAEITPQWSQEQITNRNGNRCLTVRVDITKDAVANEVLAEMIPHIDEITFPEDIRIEYGGEYELQIENNKPMGLSLMLSVVLIFLILLWHFKNFMHALLSFITMPLSIFGAALGLILMQYPFGFTSFLGLLALCGIVVRNGIILIDYADELRHEHGYSVKKAAILAAERRMRPIFLTSSAAAVGVIPMIVSRSSLWGPLGTVIAFGLMFSMVLTLFVLPVLYWLFFRKEDNETTTEEVFNTNV, encoded by the coding sequence ATGAAGAAAAAAAGCGGAGCCATAGATTGGGCCTTTAAACATTCTACATTTCCTATAGTACTTGCGTTATGCTTGGTACTAATGGGTGCTTATGGGCTTTTTAACATGCCTAGAAACGAATTCCCCGACTTTACCATAAGACAAGGTCTTATTATTGGGTCGTATCCGGGTGCCTCTTCTGAAAAGGTAGAGCAAGAATTGACCTCAAAAGTAGAAGAGTTTTTATTTGGGTACAATGAGGTTGACAAGACCAAAACCTATTCGTATTCCAAAGATGGTCTAATGTACATCTATGTAGAGATATCGGACAAAATAGACCATAATGCTACTGAACAGTTTTGGAATAAGCTAAAGTCAGAGGTGTTGATCTTTCAACAGCTTGAGCTTCCTAGAGAAGTTCAGGGTGTTATGGTGAACAGTGATTTTGGTAGTACGGCTGCCTTAATACTTGGTGTACAATCAGATACCAGACCGTACAAAGATTTACAACGACATGTAGAGGATATAGAAGATGAGTTACGACAGATTGATAACATGGCAAAAATTTCGCATTCGGGCGGACTTACAGAGCAAATTGCCGTGTATGTGGATCAAGATAAATTGGCTAGTTATGGCATAACGCCTAGCAGTATTTCTAATAGTTTACAGAATCAAGGTGCCGTAGTGAGTGCGGGTACGTTAGAAAATTCAGAAAGGGAAAGACCTATCTATCTTGAAACTTCATTGAAGACCGAAGCTGATATTGCCAATCAGTCCATAAAAACGGAAGAAAACGGAAATATCATACGTGTACGAGATGTTGCCCGTGTTGTTCGTGAATATGATGACCCAGATTCTTATTTGACCATTAGCGGGTCTAAGGGTATGATCATTACTTTAGAAATGGCGAAGAAAGGCAACATTGTTCAATTCGGTGAAGAAATTGATGAGCGATTAGAAAAGGTGATCAGTGAATTGCCAAGTGATATTACCATTACAAAAATTGCGAATCAGCCAGAAGTGGTCGATCATTCTATAAGCCACTTTATGAAAGAGTTTGGTTATGCCTTGATCGGTGTAATCATCGTTACCCTAATATTGCTTCCGTTCAGGGTGGCATCGGTGGCGGCAGCTACCATACCTATTACCATTTCAGCAACACTTGCCATAATGTACTTTATGGGAATAGAACTGAATACGGTAACGTTAGCGGCTCTTATTGTGGTGCTGGGTATTGTAGTAGATGATCCTATTGTAATTATAGATAACTATGTAGAGAAACTTGATGAGGGTATGTCAATACCTGAAGCTGCCGTTAGTAGCGCCAAAGAGCTTTTTCCTTCTGTATTTACCGCAACATTGGCTATCTCGGCAACATTTTATCCGTTGTTGTTCTTCATGGAAGGTGTGGCATCAGATTTCATTAGCGCATTTCCATACGTTATAATTATTGCGCTTACATTATCCTTGATCATATCTATTTTATTGGTGCCTTTCATTAATTCACTTTTTATAAAAAAGGGATTACATGATAACCCTCAAGAAAAAGGACAAGATGATAAAAAATCTATGTTGGACAGACTGCAATCCTTTTTTGACAATGCGGTCAATAAAGCCATGGAGCGTTATAAATTGACCATTGGTTTAGGTATTGCGGCAGTAGTGGTTGGTGTATTGCTTTTTGGAGGCATTAGTCAGCAATTATTTCCAAAAGTGGAACGTAATCAATTCTCAATAGAGATCAATTTAAACCCAGGGAGTAGTCTAGATGAAACTACCAAGGTGGTAAACGGATTGGAGAAAGTATTAAAAGCCGATGAACGTGTAGCATTTTACACCAGTTTTATAGGTCAAAGTTCTCCTCGTTTCCATACGCTGTATGCACCAAACCTGCCAGCAAAAAACTATGCACAAATTTTGGTAACCACCATATCTGACGATGCTACGGTTGAGGTTTTAAACGAGTATGATGAAAAATATGCGGATATGTATCCAAATGCATATTTAAGGATGAAGCAATTGGATATGGCAGGTACCAACGCGCCTATAGAGGTAAGGTTGTATGGTACTGATGTTGATCAGCTTAAAAAGTATGGCGATACCATAATCAATATTGCACGTAATACACCAAAAACACTTTGGAGCAGAACTGACTTTGGCAGTATGAAAGAAGCTGTAAAAATGGATGTTAAGCAGAATGAAGCTGCAAGGCTAGGTCTAAACAACAGGGATATTGCCAATGCCGTTGCAGTAAACACTACGGGTTTAGAAGCTACAGAGGTTTGGGATGAGGAGTATACTATTGATGTAAAGATTAAAAGTGAGAATCAGCATCGCCAAAATGTATCGGATCTGCGTCAGCTATCTATAATTTCTGCTCAGAAACAAGCAAAGGTTCCTTTACGACAAGTAGCAGAGATTACTCCGCAATGGTCTCAAGAACAAATTACCAATAGAAATGGAAACCGTTGCCTTACCGTTCGTGTAGACATTACCAAAGATGCGGTTGCCAATGAGGTACTCGCAGAAATGATACCTCATATTGATGAAATCACCTTTCCGGAGGATATCAGAATAGAGTATGGTGGTGAGTATGAGCTACAAATAGAGAACAATAAACCAATGGGACTTTCCCTTATGCTTAGTGTGGTATTGATTTTCTTGATATTGCTATGGCACTTTAAAAACTTTATGCACGCACTTTTAAGTTTCATCACCATGCCATTGAGCATTTTTGGTGCGGCTTTAGGGTTGATATTGATGCAGTATCCTTTTGGATTTACCTCATTCCTTGGTCTTTTGGCGCTATGTGGTATTGTAGTAAGAAACGGAATTATATTAATTGATTATGCAGATGAGTTAAGGCATGAACATGGCTACAGTGTTAAAAAAGCCGCTATTCTAGCAGCGGAAAGACGTATGCGCCCTATTTTCTTGACATCTTCCGCAGCAGCTGTTGGGGTAATACCTATGATCGTTAGTCGCTCTAGCTTATGGGGACCGCTGGGTACCGTAATTGCATTCGGACTCATGTTCTCCATGGTACTTACTTTATTTGTTCTTCCTGTGTTGTACTGGTTGTTTTTTAGAAAAGAGGATAATGAGACTACCACGGAAGAAGTGTTCAACACTAATGTTTAA
- a CDS encoding TolC family protein, translating into MKHINTYLFKVGKSRSFLTILCSVAIFGNVFAQQISLEESKEAALKHSNAIKNGLLTIEKSEAFKREMVANYFPNVEASALGLYAPNDLIGPIDGFLPNGIDNLYNASATATEVIYAGGKIRNSNALADIQLETSQIRAEQAVDSVLLVTENKFWQLVQIQEQQKVVETNEIYLDELLKQQQDLLEAGLIAKNQLLQVKVNRSELLLNKSRLENMRKLALLDFSLYVGVAYSPNMKAAADFDQTLVPDFMYTEPDMDLTGNSNYELLEKSITASSLQTKMAKADMLPSLAVGVSAVEFGAFDDDLGSQFTGFAFGSLSIPISDWWGGGKQRLKQERIQEEIAQNNRMDGIDQLKVAITQSWYDLLNAHEQIQYALENKQLAEENLKVNRDNYDNGLSNITDLLDAQAMAQNAQSTLIDAYTNYENKEITYLYRTDQLVVPTLESLKQ; encoded by the coding sequence ATGAAACATATTAATACCTATTTATTCAAGGTTGGTAAATCACGTAGCTTTTTAACGATATTATGTTCCGTAGCTATATTTGGGAATGTTTTTGCCCAACAAATTTCATTGGAAGAAAGTAAAGAAGCTGCTTTAAAGCATAGTAATGCCATTAAGAACGGTTTGCTGACCATAGAGAAGTCAGAAGCCTTTAAACGTGAAATGGTGGCAAACTATTTTCCTAATGTAGAGGCTAGTGCACTTGGGCTATATGCGCCTAATGATCTCATTGGTCCTATAGACGGTTTTCTTCCCAATGGTATAGATAACTTATATAATGCCAGTGCAACGGCAACCGAAGTAATTTATGCCGGCGGAAAAATTAGAAATTCCAATGCATTGGCAGATATACAATTAGAAACCTCTCAAATTAGGGCGGAACAAGCGGTAGATAGCGTTTTGTTGGTAACCGAAAATAAGTTTTGGCAATTGGTACAAATACAAGAGCAACAAAAAGTGGTAGAGACCAATGAGATTTATCTAGATGAACTTTTAAAGCAACAGCAGGACCTATTGGAAGCGGGTCTTATTGCAAAAAACCAATTGTTACAGGTAAAGGTCAACCGTAGCGAATTGCTTTTAAATAAAAGTAGATTGGAGAATATGCGCAAACTCGCATTGCTGGATTTTTCTCTTTATGTAGGCGTGGCATATTCACCCAACATGAAAGCCGCTGCAGATTTTGATCAAACGTTGGTTCCTGATTTTATGTATACCGAGCCAGATATGGATCTCACTGGTAATAGTAATTATGAACTGCTTGAAAAATCTATAACGGCAAGTAGCCTGCAGACTAAAATGGCAAAAGCAGATATGCTACCTTCTTTGGCGGTAGGGGTGAGTGCCGTGGAATTTGGTGCTTTTGATGATGATTTGGGTAGCCAGTTTACCGGCTTTGCCTTTGGTTCTTTAAGTATCCCCATTTCAGATTGGTGGGGTGGCGGTAAGCAAAGACTTAAGCAAGAAAGAATACAAGAAGAAATAGCCCAGAACAACCGAATGGATGGTATAGACCAATTAAAAGTGGCTATTACCCAAAGTTGGTATGATTTATTGAATGCACACGAGCAAATTCAATATGCATTGGAAAACAAGCAATTGGCAGAAGAAAACTTAAAAGTGAACAGAGACAATTATGATAACGGTTTAAGTAACATAACTGATTTATTAGATGCACAGGCCATGGCGCAGAATGCCCAATCTACATTGATAGACGCCTATACAAATTATGAAAATAAAGAAATCACCTATCTGTACAGAACGGATCAATTGGTAGTTCCAACTTTAGAGAGTTTAAAACAATAA
- a CDS encoding adenylate/guanylate cyclase domain-containing protein — MKQIFRMLTLAVMWLIAIMVFDIVLNIKIFQSEDWLAYLEYTFTSILPFVLVYCLLISASDVFLLRKMLRDYPFAKVVFIKAILQFAVMYFIHFVGTYIIFELMPPSSNKAVNAHYAYLGSSLNIFYIIYFFVVSFHFSLYAQVSRKFGSTNLYDIIMGTYFKPKEAQRIFMFLDLNQSTTIAEEIGHLKYSRLIQECFSKLTHHIENYDAEVYQYVGDEAVLTWQKSNSIAAQQCLDLFKDFQDNLDAAAHEFKTEFGWVPKFKSGVCYGTVAIAEVGDYKRDIAFHGTVLNTGARLCQLCKEINEDILFSNSFFSLLTHGVDRLDYIGDYMLTGRTSNEKVYRLLS; from the coding sequence ATGAAACAGATATTTAGAATGTTGACCCTGGCGGTAATGTGGCTAATTGCTATAATGGTATTTGACATAGTGCTGAATATAAAAATTTTTCAAAGTGAAGATTGGCTTGCTTATTTAGAATATACGTTTACCTCAATTTTACCATTTGTGCTGGTTTACTGTTTGTTAATTAGCGCAAGTGATGTTTTTTTGTTACGTAAAATGCTTAGGGATTATCCGTTTGCTAAAGTGGTATTCATAAAAGCCATTTTACAATTTGCGGTGATGTATTTTATACATTTTGTAGGTACATATATAATTTTTGAATTAATGCCACCAAGTTCTAATAAAGCGGTCAATGCACATTATGCCTATTTAGGGTCTTCACTAAATATATTCTATATCATATATTTTTTTGTAGTTAGTTTTCATTTCAGTTTATACGCACAGGTTTCTAGAAAATTTGGTTCTACAAATCTTTATGATATTATCATGGGTACATATTTTAAACCGAAAGAAGCTCAGCGTATTTTTATGTTTTTAGACCTTAATCAGTCTACGACAATAGCTGAAGAAATTGGGCACCTTAAATATAGCAGACTCATACAAGAATGCTTTAGCAAGTTAACCCATCATATTGAAAATTATGATGCTGAGGTGTACCAATATGTTGGGGATGAGGCGGTGCTTACTTGGCAAAAATCTAACAGTATTGCTGCACAACAATGCTTGGACCTATTTAAAGATTTTCAAGATAATTTAGATGCAGCGGCACATGAATTTAAAACTGAGTTTGGTTGGGTACCTAAGTTTAAATCTGGTGTATGTTATGGTACGGTAGCCATTGCTGAGGTAGGGGACTATAAAAGGGATATCGCTTTTCATGGCACCGTTTTAAATACGGGAGCCAGATTATGTCAATTATGCAAAGAAATCAATGAAGATATTCTTTTCTCGAATTCGTTCTTTTCTCTTTTGACCCATGGTGTAGACCGGTTAGATTATATAGGAGACTATATGCTTACAGGAAGAACGTCTAATGAAAAAGTGTATCGCTTATTAAGCTAG
- a CDS encoding helix-hairpin-helix domain-containing protein has protein sequence MALKKQLKGKYTLVTFTIAENEAPSTSNVILLGDFNNWQTNDSSFQMEKKGGSYEKSVKLENGKKYEFRYLSDDKGWFNDHAADAYVPSPYFGIDNSVVDLSALPEKKKTVKKVAAKKPVAKKTVAKKPVAKKTTTKAKKDDLKKIEGIGPKIASILTDNGYGTFSALSKASVKSLEEILKAAGPRYTMHKPGTWPKQAKLAASGDWDKLKTLQDKLDGGK, from the coding sequence ATGGCACTGAAAAAACAACTAAAAGGAAAATATACATTAGTCACCTTTACCATAGCGGAGAATGAAGCACCTAGTACGTCTAACGTAATACTTTTGGGCGATTTTAATAATTGGCAGACAAACGATAGTTCTTTTCAAATGGAGAAGAAAGGTGGTAGCTATGAGAAGAGTGTAAAACTGGAAAATGGTAAAAAATATGAATTTAGGTATTTGAGTGATGATAAGGGATGGTTCAATGACCATGCTGCAGACGCATATGTACCTTCTCCATATTTTGGAATAGATAACAGTGTGGTTGATTTAAGTGCTTTACCGGAAAAAAAGAAGACTGTAAAGAAAGTTGCCGCTAAAAAGCCAGTAGCTAAAAAAACGGTTGCCAAAAAGCCTGTAGCGAAGAAAACAACGACCAAGGCCAAAAAAGATGATCTTAAGAAAATTGAAGGTATTGGTCCTAAAATTGCATCAATTTTGACCGATAACGGTTATGGTACTTTCAGTGCGCTTAGTAAGGCATCAGTAAAATCTTTAGAGGAAATTTTAAAAGCTGCTGGGCCTCGTTACACTATGCACAAACCAGGTACATGGCCAAAGCAAGCTAAATTGGCGGCTTCTGGTGACTGGGATAAATTAAAAACATTACAGGATAAATTAGATGGCGGTAAATAA
- a CDS encoding DUF2625 domain-containing protein, translating into MKTINELINIDESGWALVTEWINDATNKIEVLPKNKKEADNALYQTQVSTRSPMGAIIYETGGLLIDHGWIRILGSGNQKLNRTLPEWNKGKTFKEYGDKPAIFLVADDVVGGFFAINGGALGDDLGNVYYFAPDALEWEPMEVGYSDFLWWTFTSDLSLFYSNTRWTGWKKQIAKINGNQGISFYPFLWTKHKNIDDLKRKIVPISEIWAFQQDALQQFNNGD; encoded by the coding sequence ATGAAAACAATAAATGAATTAATAAATATTGATGAATCTGGCTGGGCATTAGTTACTGAATGGATAAATGATGCAACCAACAAAATTGAAGTTCTACCCAAAAACAAGAAAGAAGCTGATAATGCACTGTATCAAACTCAAGTATCTACTCGCTCTCCCATGGGAGCTATAATTTATGAAACTGGCGGACTTTTAATCGACCATGGATGGATTAGAATTTTAGGTTCTGGCAACCAAAAGCTGAATAGAACTTTACCTGAGTGGAACAAAGGAAAAACATTTAAGGAATATGGAGATAAACCAGCTATATTCTTAGTTGCCGATGATGTAGTCGGCGGATTTTTCGCAATAAATGGTGGTGCATTAGGCGATGATTTAGGCAATGTATATTATTTCGCGCCAGATGCCTTAGAATGGGAACCTATGGAGGTAGGTTATTCTGATTTTTTATGGTGGACATTTACCAGTGATTTATCTCTGTTCTATTCCAATACTCGATGGACCGGTTGGAAAAAGCAAATAGCCAAAATAAATGGAAATCAGGGTATCTCATTTTATCCTTTTTTATGGACAAAACATAAGAACATAGATGACTTGAAAAGAAAAATTGTACCAATTTCTGAGATATGGGCATTTCAACAAGATGCGCTACAGCAATTTAATAATGGTGATTAA
- a CDS encoding GNAT family N-acetyltransferase has product MNIELLNTTLQLENDRVLLLPFKSKRNKELKNIIFDTDIWTYMGMTMNNELEFENYIKNTLNDQDMGVCYPFLIIDKRTDQVAGSTRYGYLNTTSQKCEIGWTWYGTQFQGTGLNHACKYELLKFGFESIGFRRIQFSADEDNLRSQRAIEKLGAKKEGLFRNNYITPNGDSRNDVYYSIIKEDWNITKAEKFPDF; this is encoded by the coding sequence ATGAACATAGAACTTTTAAACACTACTTTACAATTAGAAAATGACAGAGTGCTTTTACTTCCTTTTAAAAGCAAGAGGAACAAAGAATTAAAAAACATAATTTTTGATACAGATATTTGGACTTATATGGGTATGACCATGAATAACGAGCTCGAATTTGAAAATTATATAAAAAATACTCTGAACGACCAAGATATGGGCGTATGCTACCCGTTTCTTATTATAGATAAACGAACAGATCAAGTAGCCGGAAGTACCAGATATGGCTACCTTAATACAACAAGTCAAAAATGTGAAATTGGATGGACTTGGTATGGTACTCAATTTCAAGGCACAGGACTTAACCATGCTTGCAAGTATGAATTGCTAAAATTCGGATTTGAAAGTATCGGATTTAGAAGAATACAATTCAGTGCTGATGAAGACAACCTAAGATCACAAAGAGCCATTGAAAAGTTAGGAGCAAAAAAAGAAGGTCTATTTAGAAACAATTACATAACGCCCAATGGCGACAGTAGAAATGATGTGTATTACAGCATTATAAAAGAGGACTGGAATATAACAAAAGCCGAAAAATTTCCTGATTTTTAG